A single window of Microcoleus sp. AS-A8 DNA harbors:
- a CDS encoding pentapeptide repeat-containing protein, with amino-acid sequence MDTSEFQSRYQAGERDFRNAHLPGANLCNTMLLGVNLSGADLSGADLCGADLSGANLAGANLFGADLSTADLLNTDLSSADLSAADLCGANLNDANLCDANLLSVSLRYANLSDATLSTANLSYANLLGANLFGANLLGADLSYADLLGANLFGANLMGADLSYANLLGADFSYANLLGANLCYPTSLLAANLSGANLKGANLKGAEQVSATLTQSKLIDGYLQSAGLQGSNVDHAKLSRLINAFSSREILL; translated from the coding sequence ATGGATACATCAGAATTCCAGTCACGTTATCAAGCCGGAGAACGAGATTTTCGTAATGCTCACTTGCCTGGTGCTAACCTATGCAACACCATGCTGCTAGGTGTCAACCTGAGTGGGGCTGATTTGAGTGGTGCCGACTTATGTGGGGCGGATTTAAGCGGTGCTAATCTAGCGGGTGCCAACCTATTCGGTGCTGACTTAAGCACGGCTGACTTATTGAATACCGATTTAAGCAGTGCTGACTTAAGCGCGGCTGACTTGTGTGGCGCAAACCTCAATGATGCCAATCTGTGCGATGCTAATTTGCTGAGTGTTAGCTTGAGGTATGCCAACCTGAGCGATGCCACTCTCAGTACAGCTAACCTCAGTTACGCTAACCTACTAGGGGCTAATCTGTTTGGGGCTAACCTATTAGGGGCGGACTTAAGCTATGCAGACTTGCTGGGTGCTAACCTATTCGGGGCTAACCTTATGGGCGCTGATTTAAGCTATGCCAATTTATTAGGCGCTGACTTCAGTTATGCTAATTTGTTGGGTGCCAATTTATGTTATCCAACCAGTCTATTGGCAGCCAACCTGAGTGGTGCCAATCTCAAGGGTGCTAACCTCAAAGGTGCTGAGCAGGTATCGGCGACACTAACTCAATCTAAATTAATTGACGGATATTTACAGTCTGCTGGCTTGCAAGGATCTAATGTCGATCATGCCAAATTAAGCCGATTGATTAACGCTTTTTCAAGTCGGGAAATTTTGCTGTAA